The proteins below are encoded in one region of Pseudomonas helmanticensis:
- a CDS encoding BolA family protein translates to MTMQQRIESTLGLLQPEHLQVLDESHMHSRGLQTHFKAVVVSAQFDGLNRVKRHQKVYGTLGELMGEFHALALHTYTPQEWAEIGAAPASPTCAGGSKN, encoded by the coding sequence ATGACCATGCAACAACGCATCGAATCGACGCTGGGCCTGCTGCAGCCTGAGCATCTGCAAGTGCTGGATGAAAGCCACATGCACAGTCGCGGGTTACAGACCCACTTCAAGGCTGTGGTGGTCAGCGCGCAGTTCGACGGCCTCAATCGGGTCAAGCGCCACCAGAAAGTCTACGGCACGCTCGGCGAGCTGATGGGCGAGTTCCATGCGTTGGCGCTGCACACCTACACGCCGCAGGAATGGGCAGAGATCGGCGCCGCTCCGGCGTCGCCGACCTGTGCAGGCGGTAGCAAAAACTAA
- a CDS encoding thiolase family protein, producing MREVVIVDSVRTGLAKSFRGKFNQTRPDDMAAHCVNALLERNDIDPTSVEDCIVGAGSNEGAQGYNIGRNVAVLSRLGTGTAGMTLNRFCSSGLQAIAIAANQIASGCSEIIVAGGVESISLTMKSVNTDHLINPLLKEQSPGIYYTMGQTAEVVARRYGVSREAQDRYSLQSQIRTAQAQAAGLFNDEIVPMAVKYRVEDKNSGEVQILDGVVDRDDCNRPDTTYESLAGLKPVFAEDGSVTAGNSSQLSDGASMTLVMSLEKALQLGLKPKAFFRGFTVAGCEPDEMGIGPVFSVPKLLKAKGLRVADIDLWELNEAFASQCLYSRDRLEIDNDKYNVNGGSISIGHPFGMTGSRQVGHLVRELQRRNLRYGIVTMCVGGGMGATGLFEAVR from the coding sequence ATGCGTGAAGTGGTGATCGTCGACAGCGTGCGGACCGGCCTGGCCAAGTCCTTTCGCGGCAAGTTCAACCAGACCCGCCCCGATGACATGGCGGCTCATTGCGTCAACGCGCTGCTTGAGCGCAACGACATCGACCCGACCAGCGTCGAGGACTGCATCGTTGGCGCCGGCTCCAACGAAGGTGCGCAGGGCTACAACATCGGCCGCAATGTCGCGGTGCTGTCGCGCTTGGGCACCGGCACCGCCGGCATGACCCTCAACCGTTTCTGCTCCTCGGGTTTGCAGGCGATTGCGATTGCCGCCAACCAGATTGCCTCGGGTTGCAGCGAGATCATCGTTGCCGGCGGCGTCGAGTCGATCAGCCTGACGATGAAAAGCGTCAACACCGATCACCTGATCAACCCGCTGCTTAAAGAGCAGTCGCCGGGCATCTATTACACCATGGGCCAGACGGCCGAAGTGGTCGCGCGGCGCTATGGCGTCAGCCGTGAAGCGCAGGATCGTTACTCCCTGCAAAGCCAGATCCGTACCGCGCAGGCGCAGGCCGCCGGCCTGTTCAACGATGAAATCGTGCCGATGGCGGTGAAATACCGGGTCGAGGACAAGAACAGCGGTGAAGTGCAGATTCTCGATGGCGTGGTCGATCGCGACGACTGCAACCGCCCGGACACCACCTACGAAAGTCTCGCCGGGCTGAAACCGGTATTTGCCGAAGACGGTTCGGTGACGGCGGGTAACTCCTCGCAACTGTCTGACGGGGCGTCGATGACGCTGGTGATGAGCCTGGAGAAAGCCCTGCAACTGGGCCTCAAGCCAAAAGCGTTTTTCCGTGGTTTCACCGTCGCCGGGTGTGAACCGGACGAGATGGGCATCGGCCCGGTGTTCTCGGTGCCGAAACTGCTCAAGGCCAAGGGCTTGCGGGTGGCGGATATCGATCTGTGGGAATTGAACGAGGCGTTTGCTTCGCAGTGCCTGTACAGCCGTGATCGGCTGGAGATTGATAACGACAAATACAACGTCAACGGCGGCTCGATTTCGATTGGTCACCCGTTTGGCATGACCGGGTCGCGGCAGGTCGGGCATCTGGTGCGCGAGTTGCAGCGGCGCAATTTGCGTTACGGCATCGTCACCATGTGTGTGGGCGGCGGGATGGGGGCGACCGGGTTGTTTGAGGCAGTGCGTTGA
- a CDS encoding DMT family transporter produces the protein MHISSGRWVYGLFLALLTAFLWGILPIKLKQVLLVMDPVTVTWFRLMVSGSCLFIYLAAVKRLPSRQVLGPKGGWLVLMAVLGLVGNYVLYLMGLNLLSPGTAQLVVQMGPIMLLIASLFVFKERFSIGQGIGLAVLLIGFVLFFNQRLAELLTSLSDYTAGVLLVLLASTVWTFYALGQKQLLTVWNSLQVMMVIYLFCALLLTPWVHPLEALDLNPLQGWLLLACCMNTLIAYGAFAEALAHWEASRVSATLAITPLVTFGAVAIAAGIWPEYVHAEQINGLGYGGALLVVLGSALVALGPSLIAGLKARRMKMAAG, from the coding sequence ATGCACATTTCATCCGGGCGCTGGGTCTACGGCTTGTTCCTGGCGCTGCTGACCGCTTTTCTGTGGGGCATCCTGCCGATCAAACTCAAACAGGTGTTGCTGGTGATGGATCCGGTCACGGTGACCTGGTTTCGCTTGATGGTCTCCGGCAGCTGCCTGTTCATTTATCTGGCTGCGGTCAAACGCCTGCCGAGTCGTCAAGTGCTCGGGCCAAAGGGGGGCTGGCTGGTGCTGATGGCGGTGCTCGGGCTGGTAGGCAACTACGTGCTCTATCTGATGGGCCTTAATCTGCTCAGCCCCGGCACCGCGCAACTGGTGGTGCAGATGGGGCCGATCATGTTGCTGATCGCCAGCCTGTTCGTGTTCAAGGAGCGTTTCAGCATCGGTCAGGGAATTGGTCTGGCGGTGCTGCTGATCGGTTTTGTGCTGTTCTTCAATCAGCGGCTGGCGGAGTTGCTGACCTCATTGTCGGATTACACCGCTGGTGTTTTGCTGGTGTTGTTGGCGTCGACGGTGTGGACCTTCTATGCGCTGGGCCAGAAGCAATTGCTCACGGTGTGGAATTCGCTGCAGGTGATGATGGTGATCTACCTGTTCTGTGCGCTGTTGCTGACACCGTGGGTGCATCCGCTGGAAGCCCTCGATCTCAATCCGCTGCAGGGTTGGTTGCTGCTGGCGTGCTGCATGAACACGCTGATTGCCTACGGCGCATTTGCCGAAGCGCTGGCGCATTGGGAAGCTTCGCGGGTCAGTGCGACATTGGCGATCACGCCGTTGGTGACGTTTGGCGCGGTGGCGATTGCGGCGGGAATCTGGCCGGAATATGTGCATGCCGAGCAGATCAATGGGCTTGGGTATGGCGGGGCGTTGCTGGTGGTGTTGGGGTCGGCGCTGGTGGCGTTGGGGCCTTCGTTGATTGCCGGACTCAAGGCGCGGCGAATGAAGATGGCAGCAGGCTAA
- a CDS encoding DsbA family protein, whose product MCSWCWGFAPVAKALVEQAQAAGVELHLVVGGLRTGSGAALEPTTRRYILEHWQAVTEATGQPFKLEGALPDGFVYDTEPACRAIVTARSLAPDCAWTLVGLIQQAFYAEGRDVTQASVLVELAEQAGVPRIEFAALFDHADQHKATQADFSWVQDLGIAGFPTLLAERNGQLALLTNGYQPLSELSPLLGRWLERAACV is encoded by the coding sequence ATGTGTTCATGGTGCTGGGGGTTCGCTCCGGTGGCCAAGGCATTGGTCGAGCAGGCGCAGGCAGCCGGGGTCGAGTTGCATCTGGTGGTCGGCGGGTTGCGCACCGGCAGCGGTGCTGCGCTGGAGCCGACCACGCGGCGCTACATTCTTGAACACTGGCAAGCGGTCACCGAAGCCACCGGTCAGCCGTTCAAGCTTGAGGGCGCGTTGCCCGACGGTTTTGTCTACGACACCGAGCCTGCCTGCCGCGCGATCGTCACCGCGCGCAGCCTCGCGCCGGATTGCGCGTGGACACTGGTTGGCCTGATCCAGCAAGCGTTTTACGCTGAAGGTCGCGACGTGACCCAGGCCAGTGTGCTGGTGGAACTGGCAGAGCAGGCCGGCGTCCCGCGTATCGAATTTGCCGCATTGTTCGATCATGCCGATCAACACAAGGCGACTCAGGCCGATTTCAGCTGGGTGCAGGATCTGGGCATCGCCGGATTCCCGACCCTGCTCGCCGAGCGCAACGGCCAATTGGCGCTGCTGACCAACGGCTATCAACCACTCAGCGAACTGTCGCCATTGCTCGGTCGCTGGCTGGAACGCGCGGCCTGTGTCTGA
- a CDS encoding DUF6316 family protein yields the protein MLAMRAHDSAPTTHFRSDRLCRVNGELFFSTRENTLEGPFDSPEQAEQEIRAYIARMQIQDSNRKPS from the coding sequence ATGTTAGCAATGCGCGCCCACGACAGCGCCCCCACCACGCACTTTCGCAGCGACCGCCTGTGCCGGGTCAATGGCGAACTGTTTTTCAGCACTCGGGAAAATACCCTTGAAGGGCCGTTTGACAGTCCCGAGCAGGCTGAGCAGGAGATCCGGGCTTACATTGCGCGGATGCAGATACAGGATTCCAACCGGAAACCCAGCTGA
- a CDS encoding DUF2059 domain-containing protein: MTRLRAICTAVALVCASGQVLADTASHNASAEAFLTLAHADKLGTPVYMQVQQMFAQRFEQTKAPEAKKAVLETYQAKANAALDQAIGWNKLKPDMVKLYTSNFSESELKDLVAFYQSPLGKKVLEKMPQLTQQSAQMTQAKLESAVPVVNKLLDDMTNELAPKGAAPAKKK; the protein is encoded by the coding sequence ATGACTCGTCTTCGTGCCATCTGCACCGCGGTTGCACTGGTTTGCGCCAGCGGCCAGGTGCTTGCCGATACCGCCAGCCACAACGCCAGTGCTGAAGCTTTTCTGACCCTGGCGCACGCTGACAAGCTGGGCACTCCGGTGTACATGCAAGTGCAGCAAATGTTCGCTCAGCGTTTTGAGCAGACCAAAGCCCCGGAAGCCAAGAAAGCCGTACTGGAAACCTACCAGGCCAAGGCCAACGCCGCGCTGGACCAGGCCATTGGCTGGAACAAGCTGAAGCCGGACATGGTCAAGCTCTACACCAGCAACTTCAGCGAATCCGAGCTGAAAGACCTGGTCGCGTTCTACCAGTCGCCACTGGGCAAGAAAGTCCTCGAAAAAATGCCGCAGCTGACTCAGCAATCGGCCCAGATGACCCAGGCCAAACTGGAAAGCGCCGTGCCTGTCGTCAACAAGCTGCTCGACGACATGACCAACGAGCTGGCACCGAAAGGCGCTGCACCGGCCAAGAAGAAGTAA
- the pap gene encoding polyphosphate:AMP phosphotransferase, which produces MFESAEIGHAIDKETYEAAVPALREALLEAQFELQQQKRFPVIILINGIEGAGKGETVKLLNEWMDPRLIEVRTFDQQTDEELARPPAWRYWRMLPAKGRMGIFFGNWYSQMLQGRVHGLFKDPRLDQAIAGAERLEKMLCDEGALIFKFWFHLSKKQMKARLKALADDPLHSWRISPLDWQQSATYDKFVKYGERVLRRTSRDYAPWHIIEGVDAHYRSLAVGRILLEGLQNALKRPDIHPHDVSAAPLGTPVDQLNLLDSLDLTQRLDKKDYEEQLITEQARLSGLMRDKRMRRHALVAVFEGNDAAGKGGAIRRVAAALDPRQYNIVPIAAPTEEERAQPYLWRFWRHIPARGKFTVFDRSWYGRVLVERIEGFCTPADWLRAYSEINDFEEQLADAGVIVVKFWLAIDKDTQMERFQAREEIPFKRFKITEDDWRNRDKWDAYRAAVGDMVDRTSSEISPWTLVEANDKRWARVKVLRTINRALEDAFEKSDKHAKKHKD; this is translated from the coding sequence ATGTTTGAATCCGCAGAAATCGGTCACGCCATCGACAAAGAAACCTACGAGGCCGCCGTCCCCGCGCTGCGTGAAGCACTGTTGGAGGCGCAGTTCGAATTGCAGCAACAGAAGCGCTTCCCGGTGATCATCCTGATCAATGGCATCGAAGGTGCGGGCAAGGGCGAGACGGTCAAGTTGCTTAACGAGTGGATGGACCCGCGCCTGATCGAGGTGCGCACCTTCGATCAGCAGACCGATGAAGAACTTGCACGACCACCGGCGTGGCGCTATTGGCGGATGCTCCCGGCGAAGGGGCGGATGGGCATTTTCTTCGGCAACTGGTACAGCCAGATGCTTCAGGGGCGGGTGCATGGGCTGTTCAAGGATCCGCGTCTGGATCAGGCGATTGCCGGGGCCGAACGTCTGGAAAAGATGCTCTGCGATGAAGGCGCGCTGATCTTCAAGTTCTGGTTTCACCTGTCGAAGAAACAGATGAAAGCGCGGCTCAAGGCACTGGCCGACGATCCGCTGCACAGCTGGCGCATCAGTCCGCTCGACTGGCAGCAATCGGCAACCTACGACAAGTTCGTCAAATATGGCGAGCGCGTATTGCGTCGCACCAGCCGCGATTACGCGCCGTGGCACATCATCGAAGGCGTCGACGCGCACTATCGCAGCCTCGCGGTCGGCAGGATTCTGCTCGAAGGTTTGCAGAATGCGCTTAAGCGCCCGGACATTCATCCTCACGACGTCAGCGCCGCGCCGTTGGGCACGCCGGTCGATCAGTTGAACCTGCTCGACAGTCTCGACCTGACCCAGCGCCTCGACAAGAAAGACTACGAAGAACAACTGATCACCGAGCAGGCGCGGCTGTCCGGGCTGATGCGCGACAAGCGCATGCGCCGCCACGCGCTGGTCGCGGTGTTCGAAGGCAACGATGCGGCCGGCAAGGGCGGCGCGATTCGTCGGGTCGCGGCAGCGCTGGACCCGCGTCAGTACAACATCGTGCCGATCGCCGCGCCGACCGAAGAGGAGCGGGCGCAACCATACTTGTGGCGTTTCTGGCGGCATATTCCGGCGCGCGGCAAATTCACCGTGTTCGACCGCTCGTGGTACGGCCGGGTGCTGGTCGAGCGGATCGAGGGTTTTTGTACGCCGGCCGACTGGCTGCGCGCCTACAGCGAGATCAATGACTTTGAAGAGCAGCTGGCCGATGCCGGCGTGATCGTCGTCAAGTTCTGGCTGGCCATCGACAAGGACACGCAAATGGAGCGCTTCCAGGCGCGCGAGGAAATCCCCTTCAAGCGCTTCAAGATCACCGAGGACGACTGGCGCAATCGCGACAAGTGGGACGCCTATCGCGCCGCCGTCGGCGACATGGTCGATCGCACCAGCAGTGAAATCTCGCCGTGGACGCTGGTCGAGGCCAATGACAAGCGCTGGGCGCGGGTGAAGGTGTTGCGCACGATCAATCGCGCGCTCGAAGACGCCTTCGAAAAATCCGACAAGCACGCGAAGAAACACAAGGACTGA
- a CDS encoding class II fumarate hydratase, which yields MSRIETDSLGQIEVPDDAYWGAQTQRSLINFAIGQERMPLPVLHALALIKKAAARVNDRNGDLPADIARLIEQAADEVLDGQHDDQFPLVVWQTGSGTQSNMNVNEVIAGRANELAGNPRGGKTPVHPNDHVNRSQSSNDCFPTAMSIATAQAVQEQLLPAIAELSGGLAELAARHMKLVKTGRTHMMDATPITFGQELSGFIAQLDYAERAIRAALPAVCELAQGGTAVGTGLNSPHGFGEAIAAELAALSGLPFVTAPNKFAALAGHEPLTSLSGALKTLAVALMKIANDLRLLGSGPRAGFAEVRLPANEPGSSIMPGKVNPTQCEALSMLACQVLGNDVTIGIAASQGHLQLNVFKPVIIHNLLQSIRLLGDGCSNFQQHCIAGLEPDAEVMARHLERGLMLVTALNPHIGYDKSAEIAKKAYSEGLTLREAALALGYLTDEEFDAWVRPENMIEAGAKG from the coding sequence ATGAGCCGTATCGAAACCGACAGCCTGGGCCAGATCGAAGTCCCGGACGACGCCTACTGGGGTGCTCAGACGCAACGCTCGCTGATCAACTTCGCCATCGGTCAGGAACGCATGCCGCTGCCGGTGCTGCATGCCCTGGCACTGATCAAGAAAGCCGCCGCCCGAGTCAATGACCGCAATGGCGACTTGCCTGCCGACATCGCACGCCTGATCGAGCAGGCCGCCGACGAAGTGCTAGACGGCCAGCACGACGACCAGTTCCCGTTGGTGGTCTGGCAGACCGGCAGCGGCACCCAGAGCAACATGAACGTCAACGAAGTGATCGCTGGTCGCGCCAACGAACTGGCCGGCAATCCGCGCGGCGGCAAAACGCCGGTGCACCCCAACGATCACGTCAATCGCTCGCAAAGCTCCAACGATTGCTTCCCGACCGCGATGAGCATCGCTACCGCGCAAGCCGTGCAGGAACAACTGCTGCCAGCGATTGCCGAGTTGTCCGGCGGCCTCGCGGAACTGGCCGCACGGCACATGAAACTGGTAAAAACCGGGCGCACGCACATGATGGACGCGACGCCGATCACCTTTGGCCAGGAGTTGTCGGGTTTCATAGCGCAACTGGATTACGCCGAACGGGCGATCCGCGCGGCGCTGCCTGCAGTGTGTGAACTGGCGCAGGGCGGCACCGCCGTCGGTACCGGGCTGAATTCGCCGCACGGTTTCGGCGAAGCAATTGCCGCCGAGCTGGCCGCGTTGTCTGGCCTGCCGTTCGTCACCGCACCGAACAAATTCGCCGCCCTCGCCGGCCACGAACCGCTGACCAGCCTCTCCGGCGCGCTGAAAACCCTCGCCGTGGCGCTGATGAAAATCGCCAACGACCTGCGTCTGCTCGGCTCCGGCCCACGCGCAGGTTTTGCCGAAGTGCGCCTGCCGGCCAACGAGCCGGGCAGCTCGATCATGCCGGGCAAGGTCAACCCGACCCAGTGCGAAGCGTTGTCGATGCTGGCCTGTCAGGTACTGGGCAACGACGTGACGATCGGCATTGCTGCCAGTCAGGGTCACTTGCAACTGAACGTGTTCAAACCGGTGATCATCCACAACCTGCTGCAATCGATCCGCCTGCTCGGCGACGGCTGCAGCAACTTCCAGCAGCATTGCATTGCCGGGCTTGAGCCGGATGCAGAAGTCATGGCGCGACACCTGGAGCGTGGGTTGATGCTGGTGACGGCGCTGAACCCGCACATTGGTTATGACAAGTCGGCAGAGATCGCGAAGAAGGCTTACAGCGAGGGGCTGACCTTGCGCGAAGCGGCGTTGGCGTTGGGCTATCTGACCGATGAAGAGTTTGATGCGTGGGTGCGGCCGGAGAATATGATTGAGGCTGGGGCCAAGGGCTGA
- a CDS encoding rhodanese-related sulfurtransferase: MTQPIVVAALYKFVTLEDYVNLREPLLQAMVDNQIKGTLLIAEEGINGTVSGTREGIDGLLAWLKNDPRMIDIDHKESYCDEQPFYRTKVKLKKEIVTLGVDGVDPNKKVGTYVDPQDWNALISDPEVLLIDTRNDYEVSIGTFEGAIDPKTTSFREFPDYIKEHFNPAVHKKVAMFCTGGIRCEKASSYMLGEGYEEVYHLKGGILKYLEEVPQEETKWQGDCFVFDNRVTVRHDLSEGDYDQCHACRTPVSVEDRASEHYVAGISCPHCWDKLSEKTRRSAIDRQKQIELAKARNMPHPIGYNYKQASTEA, translated from the coding sequence ATGACACAACCGATTGTCGTGGCGGCACTGTATAAGTTCGTCACCCTCGAAGATTACGTCAACCTGCGCGAGCCACTGCTGCAAGCGATGGTCGACAACCAGATCAAAGGCACCCTGCTGATCGCCGAAGAAGGCATCAACGGCACGGTGTCCGGCACCCGCGAAGGCATCGACGGCCTGCTCGCCTGGCTCAAGAACGATCCACGCATGATCGATATCGATCACAAAGAGTCGTACTGCGACGAGCAGCCGTTCTATCGCACCAAGGTCAAGCTGAAGAAAGAGATCGTCACCCTCGGTGTCGACGGCGTCGACCCGAACAAGAAGGTCGGTACTTACGTTGATCCGCAAGACTGGAACGCGTTGATCAGCGACCCCGAAGTGCTGTTGATCGATACGCGCAACGATTACGAAGTGTCGATCGGCACCTTCGAAGGCGCCATTGATCCGAAAACCACCAGTTTTCGCGAATTCCCCGACTACATCAAAGAACACTTCAACCCGGCCGTGCACAAGAAGGTCGCGATGTTCTGCACCGGTGGGATCCGCTGCGAAAAGGCCTCGAGCTACATGCTCGGCGAAGGTTATGAAGAGGTCTACCACCTCAAGGGCGGCATTCTGAAGTACCTCGAAGAGGTGCCGCAGGAAGAGACCAAGTGGCAGGGCGACTGCTTTGTGTTCGACAACCGCGTGACCGTGCGTCACGACCTCAGCGAAGGCGACTACGATCAATGTCATGCCTGTCGCACACCGGTCAGTGTTGAAGATCGTGCATCCGAGCACTATGTGGCCGGCATCAGTTGCCCGCATTGCTGGGACAAGCTGAGCGAGAAGACCCGCCGCAGCGCCATCGATCGGCAGAAGCAGATCGAACTGGCCAAGGCGCGCAACATGCCGCACCCGATCGGCTACAACTATAAGCAAGCATCCACCGAGGCTTAA